The DNA segment ATCCTCAACGTGCAGAAGGCGAGCATCGCCGACATGCTCTCGAACACCGAGTGCGCCTCGATGATCCAGGTGATCGGGGCGGGGTCCGGTCGCTCCTTCGAGCTGCCGGCCGCGCGCTACGGGAAGATCATCCTGATGAGCGACGCCGACGTCGACGGCGCGCACATCCGCACGCTGCTGCTCACCCTCTTCTTCCGCTACATGCGGCCGCTGGTCGAGGCCGGCCGGGTCTTCGCCGCGGTGCCGCCGCTGCACCGCGTCGTGGTGATGAACTCCGGGAAGAAGCCGAACGAGACGATCTACACCTACTCCGAGAAGGAGCTGCAGGGCGTCCTGGCCGGTCTGTCGAAGGCGAACCGCCGCTACCAGGACCCGATCCAGCGCTACAAGGGCCTCGGCGAGATGGACGCCGACCAGCTCGCGCTGACGACGATGGACCGCTCGCGGCGGACGCTGCGCCGGGTCAAGGTGTCGGACGCCGAGAACGCCGGCCGGGTCTTCGAGCTGCTGATGGGCAACGAGGTGGCGCCGCGCAAGGACTTCATCGTCCGCGGCTCCGAGACGCTCTCGCGCGACCGCATCGACGTCTGAGGCCCGTCCCGCGCCGGGGCGGCGCGGGACGACGGTCTAGAACTGCTCGGGAGCCGCGCCGATGCTGGCGACCGGGGCTGCGAGGGCGACGCCGGAGCCGTCGCGCTTCATCCCGGAGTCGGGCAGCGCCGCGACGCTGCCGTCGGCCTCGAGCGCGTGCGCCGGGCCGGGGCCGACCCAGGCGACGCCGAGAGCGGTCTCGCCCTTGAGGAAGCGCTGGGCGCGGACGCCGCCGGTCGCGCGGCCCTTGGGCGGGAACTCCGAGAACGCCGACACCTTGGCGCTGCCGGTGTCGGTGCCGGTGAGGGCCCAGCTGTCGACGGCGACGGTCGCGACGACCGTCTCGTCGCGCTCGGACTCGGGGACGACCGCAAAGGAGACGACCTCGTCGGTCTCGCTGATCTTGACGCCGGCCATGCCCGCCGCGGTCCGGCCCTGCGGGCGCACCGCCGAGGCGGAGAAGCGCAGCAGCTGGGCCTCGCCGGTGACGAAGACGAGCTCGTCCTCGTCGGCCGACGGCGCGGCTCCGACGACCGCGTCCTTCGGCCGCAGCGCGATCAGCTCGATGTCCGGGCGGTTGGGCAGGTCGCCCGGGGCGACGCGCTTGACCGTGCCCTGCAGGGTGCCCAGGGCGATCGGGCGGGGGTCGTCGAGGGCGACCAGGGCGAGGACGCGCTCGTCCTTCGCCAGGTGGCTGAGGTAGTCGCTCATCCGGACGCCGGCGCCGAGCTGCACCGAGGAGGACGGGACGGACGGGACGTCGACGGGGGAGAAGCGCAGCAGGCGGCCCGCGGTCGTCACCGCGCCGATCTCGGCGCGCGTGGTGGTGTCGATCGTGCTGAGCACCGCGTCGTGCTTGCTGCGGCGGGTCGCGCGCTCGGGGTGCGGCGCGGCCTCCGGGTCGCGGTCGATGCGCACCATCCGCCCGGTGGTGCTCAGCAGCACCCGGCACGGCAGGTCGGCGATCTCGAGCACGGCGGCGGTCTTCCGGCCGGTCGTGGCGACGGAGGGGCGCGCCTCGGTGAGCAGCGTCCGACGCGGCGTGCCGAGACGCTGCGCGACGTCGTCGAGCTCGTCGGACACGAGTGCCTCGAGGCGGCTGCGGCTGGCCAGCAGCGCCTCGAGCTCGGCGATCTCGGCGAGCAGGGTGTCGCGCTCGGTCTCGAGCTCGATCCGGGAGAACCTCGTCAGGCGGCGCAGCTGCAGCTCGAGGATGTAGTCGGCCTGGATCGTGCTGAGGTCGAAGACCTCGATCAGCCGGGCCCGGGCGGCGGCGGTGTCGTCGCTCGCGCGGATCAGCTGGATGACCTCGTCGATGTCGAGGATCGCGATCAGCAGTCCCTCGACCAGGTGCAGCCGCTCCTGGCGCTTGCGGAGACGGTAGCGGGAGCGGCGGGTCACCACGGTCAGGCGGTGCCCGACGTAGACCTGCAGCAGCTCCTTGAGGCCGAGCGTGCGGGGCTGGCCGTCGACGAGGGCGACGTTGTTGATCGAGAAGGCGTCCTCGAGCGGGGTGTAGCGGTACAGCTGCTCGAGCACCGCCTCCGGGCTGAAGCCGGTCTTGATCCCGATCACGAGGCGGAGGCCGTTGTCGCGGTCGGTGAGATCGGTGACGTCGGCGATCCCGCTCAGCTTCTTGTTCTGGACGCCGTCCTTGATCTTGTCGATGACCTTCTCGGCGCCGACGAGGTAGGGCAGCTCGGTGACGACCAGGCCGGACTTCCGGGCGGTGATGCTCTCGACCGAGACGCGAGCGCGGGTCTTGAAGCTGCCGCGGCCGGTCGCATAGGCGTCGCGGACGCCGGCGAGCCCGACGATCGTGCCGCCGCTGGGGAAGTCCGGGCCGGGGACGAACGACATCAGGTCGTCCAGCGAGGCGTCGGGGTGCGCGATCAGGTGCCGCGCCGCTCCGATGACCTCGATCAGGTTGTGCGGGGCCATGTTGGTGGCCATGCCGACCGCGATGCCGCTCGCGCCGTTGACGAGGAGGTTCGGGAACGCCGCGGGGAGCACCTCGGGCTGGTCGTGCGAGTTGTCGTAGTTGGGGACGAAGTCGACGACGTCCTCGTCGAGGTGCTCGGTCATCGCCGTCGCGGCGGCCGCGAGACGGGCCTCGGTGTAGCGGGCGGCGGCGGGGCCGTCGTCGAGCGAGCCGAAGTTGCCGTGGCCGTCGACGAGCGGGACCCGGAGCGTGAACGGCTGCGCGAGGCGCACGAGCGAGTCGTAGATGGAGGCGTCGCCGTGCGGGTGCAGCTTGCCCATCACCTCGCCGACGACGCGGGCCGACTTCACGTGGCCGCGATCGGGGCGCAGGCCCATCTCGCTCATCATGTAGAGGATGCGGCGCTGCACCGGCTTCAGGCCGTCGCGGGCGTCGGGCAGGGCGCGGGAGTAGATGACCGAGTAGGCGTACTCGAGGAACGACCCCTCCATCTCGGCCGAGACGTCGACGTCCTCGATGCGCTCGGTCAGGGAGGATCCGGAGGGAGGGGGTGCAGCGTTCATGTCTCACTTCGGTAGCGGGCGCGGGCACGGCGGGGCACGCTCCGCGGAAGGGCGCAGCGTGCGAAACTGGGCGCGATGACCCCCATGCTACCGGCCGTCCCCGCCGGGCGGCGGAGCCTCGCCGACGTCCTCCCCGGCGCTCTCGACGCCCTCCTCGGCCGCCCGGGGACCTTCGGCTCGCCGCGCGTGGAGCGGATCGTCGTCGTCCTGGTCGACGGGCTCGGAGCGGCCAACCTGCGGCAGCGCGCCGGCCACGCGCGCACGCTCGCGCCCGCGCTCACTAAGGCCACGACCCTCGCCTCCGGCTTCCCGACGACGACCGCGGCGGCCCTCGCCAGCCTCACCACGGGCCGGCGCCCCGGGGAGCACGGGATGGTCGGCTACCGCGTGCTCGACCGCGCGAACGACCGGCTGGTGAACCAGCTCTCCGGCTGGGACGACCGGATGGTCCCGGAGCAGTGGCAGCCGCACCCCACCGTCTTCGAGCGCGCCGTCGAGGCGGGTGTCGCGGCGAGCGTCATCGGCGCCGCCCGCTACGCGCACTCGGGGCTCACCCGGGCGATCCTGCGCGGCGCCGAGTACCGGGTCGCCGGGGGAGTCGCCGAGCGCTTCGCCGCGGCGCGCGACCTCCTCGACCGCGGAGGCCGCCAGCTGGTCTACCTCTACGTCCCCGAGCTCGACATGACCGCGCACGCCCGCGGCTGGGAGTCGCCGGAGTGGACGACGGCCCTGGAGCAGCTCGACGGCGAGGTCGCGGCGTTCGTCCGCGGACTCTCCGGCCGCGAGGGCGTGCTCGTCACCGCCGACCACGGCGTGCTGGACGTGCCCGCGTCCTCGCACGTCCTCGTCCGGGAGCCCGTCCTGCTCGAGGGCGTCCGCCACCTGGCCGGCGAGCCGCGCTGCCTGCAGCTGCACCTCGAGGCCGGGGTCGATCCCGCGGTGGTCGCGGCGCGCTGGAGCGAGGCGGAGGGCTCCCGCGCCTGGATCGCGACCCGTGACGAGGTCGCGGCGAGCGGCTGGTTCGGCGAGGTCGGCGCCCCGGCGGCGGAGCGGATGGGCGACGTCTTCGTCGCC comes from the Rathayibacter festucae DSM 15932 genome and includes:
- a CDS encoding DNA gyrase/topoisomerase IV subunit A — its product is MNAAPPPSGSSLTERIEDVDVSAEMEGSFLEYAYSVIYSRALPDARDGLKPVQRRILYMMSEMGLRPDRGHVKSARVVGEVMGKLHPHGDASIYDSLVRLAQPFTLRVPLVDGHGNFGSLDDGPAAARYTEARLAAAATAMTEHLDEDVVDFVPNYDNSHDQPEVLPAAFPNLLVNGASGIAVGMATNMAPHNLIEVIGAARHLIAHPDASLDDLMSFVPGPDFPSGGTIVGLAGVRDAYATGRGSFKTRARVSVESITARKSGLVVTELPYLVGAEKVIDKIKDGVQNKKLSGIADVTDLTDRDNGLRLVIGIKTGFSPEAVLEQLYRYTPLEDAFSINNVALVDGQPRTLGLKELLQVYVGHRLTVVTRRSRYRLRKRQERLHLVEGLLIAILDIDEVIQLIRASDDTAAARARLIEVFDLSTIQADYILELQLRRLTRFSRIELETERDTLLAEIAELEALLASRSRLEALVSDELDDVAQRLGTPRRTLLTEARPSVATTGRKTAAVLEIADLPCRVLLSTTGRMVRIDRDPEAAPHPERATRRSKHDAVLSTIDTTTRAEIGAVTTAGRLLRFSPVDVPSVPSSSVQLGAGVRMSDYLSHLAKDERVLALVALDDPRPIALGTLQGTVKRVAPGDLPNRPDIELIALRPKDAVVGAAPSADEDELVFVTGEAQLLRFSASAVRPQGRTAAGMAGVKISETDEVVSFAVVPESERDETVVATVAVDSWALTGTDTGSAKVSAFSEFPPKGRATGGVRAQRFLKGETALGVAWVGPGPAHALEADGSVAALPDSGMKRDGSGVALAAPVASIGAAPEQF
- a CDS encoding alkaline phosphatase family protein; this encodes MTPMLPAVPAGRRSLADVLPGALDALLGRPGTFGSPRVERIVVVLVDGLGAANLRQRAGHARTLAPALTKATTLASGFPTTTAAALASLTTGRRPGEHGMVGYRVLDRANDRLVNQLSGWDDRMVPEQWQPHPTVFERAVEAGVAASVIGAARYAHSGLTRAILRGAEYRVAGGVAERFAAARDLLDRGGRQLVYLYVPELDMTAHARGWESPEWTTALEQLDGEVAAFVRGLSGREGVLVTADHGVLDVPASSHVLVREPVLLEGVRHLAGEPRCLQLHLEAGVDPAVVAARWSEAEGSRAWIATRDEVAASGWFGEVGAPAAERMGDVFVAARKAIAYYSAEDASGRSMIGQHGSLTPEETQVPLLGFGALSGI